The genomic stretch TCCAAAGGGTTATTAAGATCAGAAGGAAGCTCGTGACGACACACAGGGCACGAGTTCCGCACCGACAGCCATGGAAGAATGCAATCGGAATGATAGATATGCTTGCAGGGTAGTTCACGCGCCTCCGCGCCCAACTCAAACTCCTCTTTGCAAACTGCACAGTGCATTTCACAACTAACCTGTTCCTCACAGATCTCAACCGTCGGCATAGACTCAATAGCCGCCTTAGATGCCGGCGGATTCTCCGGCCGTCCAAATCCATTCATCTCGATCTGCGAAAACTGCTCCAACAACCGATCAAATCCAGATCCAAGCAGAAACTCCGAAACTGTCGGCGGTAACGGACGAAGACCAGAACCGTCGCCGTCATCATAAAACAGTTCAAACGCGCTACCGCCTTCTTGATCGGTACCATCTTCACCGGCTCCGCGAAGAACGATGACAGGATTGAAAGGGGACCGACTTCCAGCGTCGCGTCTTCGGCGGCGAAACCCTTGTCTCCGTGTAGAAACAGCGTCGTCGGGGAAAGGACTGAGTCGGTGATGCGGCGACTCGCCGGCTTGGATCTCTTCAACGAAACCGCTCTCGCAGTGTGGACAAACGACGATACTGTGATCTGAAAGGTTAACGAAGCGCGTGCAACTGTAACACCAGAACGACGCCGTTTCGGGTTGGGTATCAGAATTCATCACGTTCTTGTTGTTCTTCTTCAATTCTTCGATCTCGGAAAGAGAGAGAAAGTGTGTGAAGAAGAAATGAGAAATGGTCAATTTAAGGGATTTgaaaaaagagagagagagtGGAGCGTGTGTGAAACTGTGAAGAACGAAACGAGAAACGTTTGCGTGTTAAGCCACGCGTTTCGGTTTAGAAAATAGGAAGAAACAAGGTAATTACACCCTAGTTAGTATATTAATACTAATTTCTCACTCATTTTTATACTAATTAACTGTTTACTTGTTGGAATAGTAACAAAGAAACGAACTTGGTGACCTACGGCTGAAAGTAATAACAAAGATTAACGTTTCAAAACCGATTATTACTTTTGTTAAGCCGATTAAACCAATAAATAATTAGTTTCATCATCTTTTctatataaaaatatttgaatgaaAAATCCTTAAAAAATTAATATGATAAATTATTTGTGATAACATATAAATAACTATATGATTTTTAAACtaacaaattattattattaataaaaattattGTTTTCCAATTTAAAAATATCTtcaaattaattttatttgtgaaaaaaattcaactgattaggtacacttaatttaattttaaaaaattaaaaactattttaaataCTAATTAACAATTATTTATAGTAATCATAATAAGTTTTActttttattaaaaataaagTGTTATAATGATAATaaatttgtttatttatttatttaaaaacaataaaatgtaataaaaaagttactataaataaaaatattaacATAAAATATTTACTTAAACTAATTACATATGTAActtaattaatttatttaaaattatataaatgagaaaattaattaatttaaattacAATAAATATATGTAACAAAAAATCATTTTGTCCTAATTACTTTTAAAACTCTTAAAAAATAAGACAACATGGAATTATAAAtaataaacaattaaaataaaaatccAACTTATCCTTCCACATCATTAAAAAAATGGATTAAAAATTTTGTTGATTCGATTTTAAAAGAGGTCAAAATAAAAAAATCTTAAAAtgttaaaaatgaaataaataaaaaagtataggattttttttaattcataCATATGACAAAGGACAAAATAGCTATTGAGcttaatttatattaatttatatgTTCTTTTTGTCAAATCAAAAACTAATTTGTAAGTATTTTGGTTAATATGTATTTGGTTGATTTTAAAATGTCACAATTTAAGATGATAAGCGTATGGGTTCTCTCATTTATAAAGTAATGAATTTCTATTTTTCTAATTAATGATTGACTCTCACCTCATACTTGATTCTCAATACTTCCCACTCACATTATTAAAACAAAATTGGTGTGTCTCAGATCCCTTAGACTTTGATGATTataaagtatttaaagaacaatttGCTATATTAATGTTTGTTCAAGTGTGCAAGACTATAGACTAAATTTTATATAGAATCCAAGTATAGGTTCTAACTATAAAGACCAaaatcttatatatatatatatatatatatatatatatatatatatatatatatatatatatatatatatatatatatatatatatatatatatatatatatatcaacgACTGAAGttcgaagtctgaagaagtaAGCCTATGAAGACCAGACTCTAAAGAAGTCAACTTCTGAAGAGGTCGACGTCTGAAGGAGTCAGCCTCTAAAGACCATACATTGAAGAAGTCTGGTTCTGATGATCAAAACATGAGTCAGTCAAAGCACAAGGACCAAGATGACTCTGATGGGTCACTATCAACCTTTGAGTCTACTTTGTCACGTGAAGATCTAAGCTTTATTTTCTTCATAGAGTTTGTTGGGATACAATTGCTAATTCCTTTTGTAGCAAAGGGATTTCAAAATAGCTTTCACCTACCTTGACTATTTGGTGAAACATCTCAACGTCTCTTTTGAAGCTTCTCAAAGGACTCTATTGTGTTGGATCTTCAACGACTATTTTCTTCTCTATTTAAGGAGTTAAATACTTGAAAATATATACATCAATTGACACTCAAAGAGAAGTTACTCTGTCAACAAAAAGGCACAGGCTGAACTTAGGATTTCTTATccttgtatatcttagaaatTTCTAAGTCTTAAAAAATATATTTGTATTGTATTCTTTatacacctctgattgtatatcaagtgtatttTCCCAAACAATTACTTATTTGTTAGGTAGATTGTTAGAAGTCTTTTACTAAGTATTTGAGAATTtgaagtctcttacttgtgtgtCTGAGTATGGAAGTATTTTACTTAGTGTTTATGCATTTGAAGTCTCTTGTttgtgtgcttgagcatagaagtctcttacttgtgtatttgagcatttgaagtatcttgcttgtgtgcttgagcatagaAGTCTCTTACCTATGTGcttgagcattggaagtctcttacttgtgtgtttgagcatagaagtctcttactttgtgtttgagcattggaagtctcttgcttgtgtgtttgagcaaattgtaatcttgtgtgattatagtgaaaatatcTTGTAAGTACAAGGGGACTAGATTACTCTCAAGTTGTTAGAGGAATCAGAATAACTTTATGTGTTATTCTTCTTTCTTGCATTTCATATCTAATGTCTACCTCTGACTGAATCAGATTCTATAACTTGTGTTTAAAATCTGACCAAAAgtttaaaaataaagaaaaagtcaacataattCAACCCCCGCCTCTTTCTTATGTTTTTCTAACCTTCACACACTTGTTTTTCTCAACACTCTCCCTTAAGTATAAGTTTATCCACAATGCTATCTCTCAAGCGGAAGCTCTTTCATCTACATACATTTGTACCTCCGTTGACACTTTTTTAACGGGATATGCCTCCTACCCACCACCATGTGGGGAGGACTTTCAATACAAGGAAGTCGGTCCTTCACTCGAACCAAACTCTAATACCACGTTAGGTCATCAATTCGATGGGGGGTCAACATGATGGATCATTTCTACATTTAGGTTTTTTCTTTATGAGCAACACACcttgtgagagacacaccatatactcacaaaaaaccttaaggtgataggtgtgtggGTTCTCCCATTTATAAAGTGTTCAGTTTCCACTTTTTCTAATCAATGTGAAACTTTCATCGCACACTTGATTTTCAACACTTCCAACTCACACTTGTTTTTATCAACAAGAATGAGTATTATTGTGTATATTTTTATGATTATTTCGAAATCATTTGTAATAATATGGGTAGATATTCTATGTATTTTTGTATGTCGGTTTAGCTTATTTTATTTATGAGTTATGCTAATGGATAgatatttaaataaaaaatatatgttttatattttttattaaagataattattttaatattttttccGTGGAAATAGAGGGTCCATCCTGGAATTATACAATATTATCCCTTCACATAGAGGAGTTTTTCATCTCCTTCCCATACAAATATTGTATCTCCATAGGACAAGAATCATAAATTTGAAAACATATGTTGCTCCTTAGTCATATTTTAGCTAAAGCGTCTGCACAACGGTTTGATTGTCTACATAAATTATTTCATCTAAATTCTCCTATTTTCTTAAGCTCGTGATGGATTTGTCAAACTAGAGTTAATCCAGTTTGCTTCCCTTGTTGTGCCTTCTTGATTTCGTCTCGAGCTTGTATTGAGTCTCTTTGAATGATCAAGCTCCTTCCactgttgttgttgatgttgaacAATTTAATCCCTTCAAGAATTCCCCATAACTCTGCAGCCAACACCGAATAGCGCCATATAGATTTTGAAAAACCTTTAATCCAATTTTCATTGTTATCCCTTATGACTCCCCCACAACCTGCTTGTTGCTCATGCATCACAACCCCATTTGTATTAAGTGTCCATTGTAACATCATAAACCCCAAAACTTATAAATAAAGGATTACTCGACATTTTAAGGTGTCACCAACGACAATCCTTCAATAAAACATAGACATTTTGAAAACACGCATTAGAAATTAAACAACATACAATACAtgtcatcgcatgctcaccttcacttagggtatcattgCAACGAACCATATTAAATACGATAATAAAACATATTAACTTCAATTTGGATCTTAAAAGGACTTAGCCTTCACAAAATAATTATAAAAAGAGATTTTAATATCCAACTTCAAAACATCGGGACATGATAGTTATTAAACTTCAACCAAATAAGCACATCAACATCAAACATAGTAAACGAAACATTGTTTGCCCCTAGTGTTACAGAATCGGAGCATGACGACTAATAATAAAAACGATAACTAATGAAAATAAATTCAAGAGTTATTTCCCACTCACAACAGTAACTTCTAATTCTGATCATCTACAAGATGTCCATGATGAGAACATCAAAGCAAAGGGGGTGAGAACTCACATTAATAAATTAATGGTATAGACTGCAAGGTAGAATTCAAACATCTACACATTCAACAACCATCACACAACATCATTCTGACACCCAATCCATCAATATACACAACAATCATATGTTCATCATTtaaattatgcaatgagactcatAACCTCAACTAAATTCATATGTGTGTGGTACCATAGCATCACCAATTGGTTCACTCAGGAATCAAGTTCATCCTGCTCGAAACAAACACGCATTGACCCAACGATAATAGTTCCCCTCCCGAACTATCACCTTACAACAACATATTCACAACTCAATAATATAATTCATGTTCATGCAACAGCATACCATCATCACAATTCACATGAATTATCACAAAATCATCATCACATATGCTCAACAATCATTCCCAATCATATTCAACTTCATATTCATCAACAACATTCAATTAATCATAATAATTCATAACACTAATTAAAGTCATGTTAAATCAGCAATTCACCAtaaaacaacatcaacaacaactaaCAATAGCCAAACAGTTCataaaatttgaaaaattgaATTTGATAATTTATTACAAACAAACAGCCCAACTGTGCAACTCTCAGGCTCATGACGCCTTGGGCGTCAAAGGCATAACGTTTGTCATCCATACCTAAAACCAAGTCGTCACAATTATGACGCTCTTCATCAACACGCACGGCTAAGAACCATGACGGGttactgtagcacctcaaatttgcacctaccttcTGTACAtccatttcatattaggtcattaacatagcattagtccactgcataacattgcattgtccttttgcccaagtgcaagttcatctgacaaattaggtcaaactggtcaggagatcagtcaatcaagcaaggaagtgcaatttccattgaagcaaggccctagggttggtccaacatgttcacatgacctaggggtccttttgaagaggtttggtcaaggattgggtgctcagaagtcatcagtcattgttcagtttaccagaaaccctagaaagtcaattatggtcaaatgtggtcaactgtgcctgattttatggatttcaaggtgggagatggtttgaaagtgttcattcatgtccatacaagtctcatttgacatttcaaagatcaagattgaagaatttgaagtcagacaaaaagtttcctaaaatggcaggtgacctgtaattttcagctgccaaaaatagaaagtttttctcctcaaatttacatcatcatacaagcttcaaatgaaattttgtccaacatgaaagttgaatatcttgctctcacctttccaaaaagtcgaagaacactcatttctcatttatggttggcaagttatgatcaaatcattctcaagaatttttgaacttcaaaggggcatatcttccaaaccatttggccaaattgggtggggttttttgctacaagtcacatttgatatgctctatccaaatatttcatcacaattcacaaaaaattatccaagcaaaatggcctttttcaagtggcatgaattaaaaaagagagAGGTGAAAAAATGAGCTTTCAAATTAAACATTTCCAATGCTTTTTACCATTTGCAATTGTTCAGAAATTATATTTGGGGTATGCctaagcccattttcgtgcattAACATGCACCCCATGCATTTTTGGTTGGTTTTTAGCAAATTGGCAAAAC from Lathyrus oleraceus cultivar Zhongwan6 chromosome 7, CAAS_Psat_ZW6_1.0, whole genome shotgun sequence encodes the following:
- the LOC127100760 gene encoding E3 ubiquitin-protein ligase RDUF2; the protein is MNSDTQPETASFWCYSCTRFVNLSDHSIVVCPHCESGFVEEIQAGESPHHRLSPFPDDAVSTRRQGFRRRRRDAGSRSPFNPVIVLRGAGEDGTDQEGGSAFELFYDDGDGSGLRPLPPTVSEFLLGSGFDRLLEQFSQIEMNGFGRPENPPASKAAIESMPTVEICEEQVSCEMHCAVCKEEFELGAEARELPCKHIYHSDCILPWLSVRNSCPVCRHELPSDLNNPLESRVSGQIDEEAIGLTIWRLPGGGFAVGRFSGGRSAGESHFPVVYTEMDGGLNANGAPRRISRTVRSHRVRESRGIGRAFRNFFSFFGRIGSRSNSGSENVSVSRSRSLVNSMFNRNSRRRRRTLELED